A window of the Bacillus sp. A301a_S52 genome harbors these coding sequences:
- a CDS encoding TetR/AcrR family transcriptional regulator produces the protein MSRQKTIDQTQLFYETEQLILKAGYTGFHFKALAERLGVARSTIYNYYPRKEELITAYMLHLIEEAVRKMDDAIKSEEPLKTLLRIWVKYANMHQMLQIMPYIDQKATPKVEENTKKMYALFREMKKKISDVLYKGQQEGKIRSDIQMPTLVGLMMATVQIPVHHTELEEWVNEVHDLLLNGFTT, from the coding sequence ATGAGCCGGCAAAAAACTATAGATCAAACGCAATTATTTTACGAAACGGAACAATTAATTTTAAAAGCAGGCTATACAGGCTTTCATTTTAAAGCTCTCGCAGAACGGCTTGGTGTGGCTAGAAGTACGATTTATAATTATTATCCGAGAAAAGAAGAGCTCATTACGGCTTATATGCTTCACCTTATCGAAGAAGCAGTAAGAAAAATGGATGACGCTATAAAATCGGAGGAGCCTCTTAAAACACTTCTACGTATTTGGGTGAAGTATGCTAATATGCATCAGATGCTGCAAATTATGCCCTATATTGATCAGAAAGCGACGCCAAAGGTTGAAGAGAACACAAAAAAAATGTATGCGTTATTTCGAGAAATGAAAAAAAAGATTTCTGATGTATTGTATAAAGGCCAACAGGAAGGCAAGATTAGATCAGATATTCAAATGCCGACACTTGTCGGTTTAATGATGGCAACGGTCCAAATCCCCGTGCATCACACTGAACTTGAAGAGTGGGTCAATGAGGTGCATGATCTTCTGCTAAATGGCTTCACTACTTAA
- a CDS encoding efflux RND transporter permease subunit, with translation MFNSIIKSPKITLMFVFILVIIGLLTLFQLPQREIPQISLNIGTVSTVYPGGTPQEVEQQITIPLEEEIEGIEGVSDMSSVSTSGFSTIIIEVEDGVNQSDVFNDIQQATLRVSGRFPDEAMTPELSQEATLGALSSYHIFYEDRETLYELKDTLHEWQREVEGLSGVERTIVKGLPDHFFMIDVDSETLDELGIQLPSVITAIEGELATQPLGVQRSDERNVQLALELIENDADIGGIYVGNDEEGNTVYLEDVAEVAPMYDNATDLITLHGDEAALSFTIIPVEDASIPQLHEEVDALMAQLAAEDLPDYMEMTLFYTQQTIVDDIFGDLALSFLLAALSVIIVTLLGLNAASAIIVALAIPTSVFIGLIPLPFFNVDLNQISIIGLIIALGILVDDAIVVGDNIRYQYRQGLGPVDGALKGSKEVRTSIITSTLTIVVTFLPLVFISGSNGDFIRALPTVLIMTILASTVVALTFVPIFLIWRQKKQRRVRKKKHHAPKEGLFGKQIDRLADWYSDTILRKVVQHPWKVAIVGFFITTSFYALIPFIPVEFFPSTDRDEVIVEVRLPAGTPIDETETLLTDMRDVILAEDDHIYETAIYAGDGLPPLFGSGIENSNEETGHLLLRTTREEQSAEQVISRWTEDLQERFSEAEIELTTIEAGPPVGAPIAVKLQGPDVEILMDMSVELQMKIEDLSNSGTVLDDMGPRRPTVVYTPVREELEENGITMSEISEQIALRTEGVPLMTFRTGEEAINLLMSVDKVEGSLPDLSKIEIPVQPQVNDGPPETVTLERLVDITETEEIPQILREEGRRTVNVRVYPSGGDDEGLEEAIETIGTDVENRAGVDYSVTVGGETEARTDFIIELFTLFLVVLFLIYIIMAIQFYSLSIPLLVMSTVYIAGAGAMVGLFLTRTGLGFMALMGIVSLAGIVVRNSIVLLEFIKQRRQQGMPLKEAVVEAGRVRLRPILLTAFTAIGALTPVALSGDVLFVPLAISIISGLLFSALITVVLVPAIYTAFAIKFGKG, from the coding sequence ATGTTTAATTCAATTATAAAAAGTCCTAAAATTACGCTGATGTTTGTATTTATATTAGTTATCATCGGTCTATTAACACTTTTTCAATTACCTCAACGAGAAATACCACAGATTTCACTCAACATAGGGACTGTTTCAACCGTATATCCAGGAGGTACACCTCAAGAGGTGGAACAGCAAATCACGATACCGTTAGAAGAGGAAATTGAGGGAATAGAAGGCGTAAGTGACATGTCTTCCGTCTCTACATCGGGATTTTCTACAATTATTATAGAGGTGGAGGATGGCGTTAATCAAAGTGACGTGTTTAATGATATTCAGCAAGCGACTCTCAGAGTAAGTGGGAGATTTCCAGACGAAGCGATGACACCTGAACTGTCTCAGGAAGCGACATTAGGTGCGTTATCAAGCTATCATATTTTTTATGAGGATCGGGAAACGCTGTATGAATTAAAAGATACCCTTCATGAATGGCAACGAGAGGTTGAAGGGCTGTCTGGAGTAGAACGTACGATAGTAAAAGGATTACCTGATCACTTTTTTATGATAGATGTGGATAGTGAGACATTAGACGAGTTAGGAATTCAACTCCCGAGTGTGATCACAGCTATAGAAGGAGAACTAGCCACTCAACCACTCGGCGTTCAGAGAAGTGACGAGAGAAATGTTCAATTAGCGTTAGAGCTTATAGAAAATGATGCTGACATTGGCGGTATATACGTAGGAAATGATGAAGAGGGAAACACTGTCTATCTTGAAGACGTAGCTGAAGTAGCACCTATGTATGATAACGCCACTGATTTGATCACACTTCATGGAGATGAAGCAGCGCTCTCCTTTACCATTATTCCCGTGGAAGATGCTAGCATTCCTCAGCTCCACGAAGAAGTGGATGCGTTAATGGCACAATTAGCAGCAGAAGACTTGCCTGATTATATGGAAATGACGCTATTTTATACACAACAAACGATAGTAGATGACATCTTTGGAGATCTGGCCTTATCTTTTTTACTAGCAGCCTTGTCAGTTATTATTGTGACCTTACTTGGCTTAAATGCTGCCTCAGCAATCATTGTGGCGTTAGCTATCCCTACATCTGTGTTTATTGGATTAATCCCATTGCCATTTTTTAATGTAGATTTAAATCAAATTTCAATTATTGGTTTAATCATTGCACTAGGGATTTTAGTAGATGATGCGATCGTTGTGGGAGATAATATTCGTTATCAGTATCGTCAAGGATTAGGGCCGGTGGATGGTGCGTTGAAAGGAAGCAAGGAAGTAAGAACGTCTATCATTACATCGACTTTGACGATCGTTGTCACATTTCTTCCACTCGTTTTTATATCAGGGAGCAATGGTGATTTTATTAGAGCACTTCCTACTGTGTTAATTATGACGATCTTAGCTTCTACAGTGGTAGCATTAACTTTCGTTCCAATATTTTTGATTTGGAGACAGAAAAAACAGCGTCGAGTAAGAAAGAAAAAGCACCATGCTCCGAAAGAAGGGCTGTTTGGTAAACAGATTGACCGATTAGCAGACTGGTATAGTGATACTATTTTACGTAAAGTTGTCCAGCATCCTTGGAAAGTAGCAATTGTAGGCTTTTTCATTACGACAAGTTTTTACGCCTTAATTCCTTTTATTCCTGTTGAATTTTTCCCGTCAACAGACCGAGATGAAGTAATTGTGGAAGTGCGGCTGCCAGCAGGTACGCCAATAGATGAAACAGAAACTCTACTTACTGACATGAGAGACGTGATTTTAGCAGAAGATGACCATATTTACGAAACGGCCATTTACGCTGGGGATGGATTGCCACCATTATTTGGAAGTGGTATAGAAAACAGTAATGAAGAAACAGGCCACTTGTTATTAAGAACGACCAGGGAAGAACAATCGGCTGAACAAGTGATTTCACGATGGACCGAGGATTTGCAAGAGAGATTCAGTGAAGCCGAGATTGAGTTGACGACGATAGAAGCAGGACCACCAGTGGGGGCGCCTATTGCTGTGAAATTGCAAGGTCCTGATGTAGAGATACTCATGGACATGAGTGTCGAATTACAAATGAAAATAGAGGACCTTTCTAATAGTGGTACGGTTCTAGATGATATGGGGCCGCGACGTCCTACAGTCGTTTACACACCGGTACGGGAGGAACTTGAAGAAAACGGGATAACCATGAGTGAGATTAGCGAACAAATCGCTCTTCGAACTGAAGGAGTGCCATTAATGACTTTTCGAACAGGAGAGGAAGCCATCAACCTACTCATGTCAGTTGACAAGGTAGAAGGAAGTTTACCGGATTTATCGAAAATTGAGATTCCTGTTCAGCCACAAGTTAATGACGGTCCTCCTGAAACAGTCACTTTGGAGCGTTTAGTCGATATAACTGAAACAGAGGAAATTCCGCAAATTTTACGGGAAGAAGGACGTCGTACAGTCAATGTAAGAGTGTACCCATCAGGAGGGGATGATGAGGGGCTTGAAGAAGCGATTGAAACAATTGGGACTGATGTTGAGAACCGAGCAGGAGTTGATTATTCAGTCACTGTTGGTGGAGAAACAGAGGCACGGACAGACTTCATTATTGAATTGTTTACGCTGTTTCTCGTCGTCTTGTTCCTCATTTATATCATTATGGCAATCCAATTTTATTCGTTGAGTATCCCTTTGTTAGTGATGAGTACGGTCTATATTGCTGGAGCTGGTGCCATGGTAGGCTTGTTCTTGACGAGAACCGGGTTAGGCTTTATGGCGTTAATGGGTATTGTCTCTCTAGCGGGAATTGTCGTGAGAAATTCAATCGTCCTGTTAGAATTTATTAAACAGCGACGACAACAAGGCATGCCATTGAAAGAAGCGGTTGTTGAAGCTGGCCGCGTCCGCTTACGGCCGATCTTATTGACAGCTTTCACTGCTATCGGAGCATTGACCCCAGTAGCACTGAGCGGAGATGTGTTATTTGTTCCGCTGGCTATATCGATAATTTCTGGCTTATTATTCTCTGCTTTAATAACGGTAGTCCTTGTACCTGCCATTTACACAGCATTTGCCATTAAATTTGGAAAAGGATAA